One region of Trinickia violacea genomic DNA includes:
- a CDS encoding cupin domain-containing protein, whose protein sequence is MPKRPLDHSAGTASATAKATVSPPLPEVPTPLLGNLTPSQFMRRYWQKKPLLIRQAVPDIVPPLRRDELFELADSDDAESRLITHFRGSWQLKHGPFAPDELPPVKRREWTLLVQGVNLHDDRARALLDRFRFVPDARLDDLMISYATDGGGVGPHFDSYDVFLLQVHGKRRWRIGAQKDLSLKPGLPLKVLQHFEPDEEWLLEPGDMLYLPPHIAHDGIAEGECMTCSIGFRAPSASELTGQFLYHLAERGETLNGSLRDERYRDPQQPAVTNPGQLPPALIDRVGAILAQIKWTERDIASFLGSYLSEPKANVVFDAPRRPLNEAAFIRNASRSGIRLDRKTVLLYGPRSYFINGEEDRLLRGQKWLAELADTRRLGAKRFVTLSADGAVTALLHEWYCAGWVQVGEFA, encoded by the coding sequence ATGCCCAAGCGGCCCCTAGACCACTCGGCCGGCACCGCGTCGGCCACGGCCAAAGCGACCGTTTCGCCCCCGCTTCCCGAAGTGCCGACTCCCTTGCTGGGCAATCTTACGCCGTCGCAATTCATGCGCCGGTACTGGCAGAAAAAGCCGCTCTTGATCCGCCAGGCCGTCCCCGATATCGTGCCGCCGCTCAGGCGCGACGAACTGTTCGAGCTCGCCGACAGCGACGATGCCGAGTCCCGGCTGATCACCCATTTCCGCGGTAGCTGGCAACTCAAGCACGGGCCTTTCGCACCGGACGAACTGCCGCCGGTGAAGCGTCGCGAATGGACGCTCCTGGTCCAAGGCGTCAACCTGCATGACGATCGCGCACGCGCACTGCTCGACCGCTTCCGCTTCGTTCCCGATGCCCGCCTCGATGATCTGATGATCTCCTATGCGACCGACGGCGGCGGCGTCGGTCCGCACTTCGACTCCTACGACGTTTTCCTGCTGCAAGTGCATGGCAAACGCCGCTGGCGTATCGGCGCGCAAAAGGACCTGTCGTTAAAACCGGGGCTGCCGTTGAAAGTTTTACAGCATTTCGAGCCCGATGAAGAATGGCTGCTCGAGCCCGGCGACATGCTGTATCTGCCCCCGCACATCGCGCACGACGGCATCGCCGAAGGCGAATGCATGACGTGCTCGATCGGCTTTCGAGCGCCCTCCGCAAGCGAGCTGACCGGCCAGTTCCTCTACCATCTGGCCGAGCGCGGCGAGACCCTGAACGGATCGCTGCGAGACGAACGCTATCGCGATCCGCAACAGCCTGCGGTGACGAATCCGGGACAATTGCCGCCAGCGCTCATCGACCGAGTTGGCGCGATCCTTGCACAGATCAAATGGACCGAGCGTGACATCGCGTCGTTTTTGGGCAGCTACTTGAGCGAGCCGAAAGCGAATGTCGTATTCGACGCGCCGCGCCGCCCATTGAACGAAGCTGCGTTCATTCGCAACGCCTCCCGCTCGGGTATCCGCCTCGATAGAAAAACGGTGTTGCTGTATGGGCCCCGTTCGTACTTCATCAATGGCGAAGAAGACCGGCTATTGCGCGGACAAAAATGGCTAGCGGAATTGGCTGATACGCGGCGCCTGGGAGCGAAACGCTTTGTAACACTCTCGGCAGATGGGGCGGTGACAGCATTGCTGCACGAATGGTATTGTGCGGGCTGGGTACAAGTGGGCGAATTCGCGTAA
- a CDS encoding FKBP-type peptidyl-prolyl cis-trans isomerase, translated as MKIAKNTVVSVAYKLSDAQGNLIEESDEPMVYLHGGYDGTFPKIEEELDGREPGFQTQIQLEPQDAFGEYDPELVKVEPRSRFPEPLEVGMQFEGTPEEGDEDIDSLIYTVTDVAEDKVVLDGNHPLAGMALRFALTVKEVREATQDEIDHEHAHGADGLEVIDEDDDDEEAGDSRPTLH; from the coding sequence ATGAAAATCGCAAAGAACACCGTCGTATCGGTCGCTTACAAGCTGTCGGATGCGCAGGGCAATCTGATTGAAGAGAGCGACGAGCCAATGGTCTATCTGCACGGCGGCTATGATGGCACGTTCCCTAAGATCGAGGAAGAACTCGACGGTCGCGAGCCCGGTTTCCAGACCCAGATTCAGCTCGAGCCGCAAGACGCCTTCGGTGAGTACGACCCCGAACTTGTGAAGGTCGAGCCGCGCAGCCGCTTCCCCGAACCGCTCGAAGTCGGCATGCAGTTCGAGGGCACGCCGGAAGAGGGCGACGAGGATATCGATTCGCTGATCTACACCGTCACGGATGTCGCTGAGGATAAAGTCGTGCTCGACGGCAACCACCCGCTCGCCGGCATGGCGCTGCGTTTCGCGCTGACCGTCAAGGAAGTGCGCGAAGCGACGCAGGACGAGATCGACCACGAGCACGCGCACGGCGCCGATGGCCTCGAAGTCATCGACGAAGACGATGACGACGAAGAAGCCGGCGACTCACGGCCCACGCTGCACTGA